A genomic region of Eucalyptus grandis isolate ANBG69807.140 chromosome 5, ASM1654582v1, whole genome shotgun sequence contains the following coding sequences:
- the LOC104443056 gene encoding disease resistance protein RUN1-like, whose translation MMRKWEGEGSAPIAPASSSRDEGSGRNYEVFLNFRGSDTRSTIVDCLYKDMICAGIRAFKDSEELQFGEKIEGGLLQAINDSRIYIPIFSKDYASSKWCLYELARIVELSRDNDEKVILPIFYDVDVDDVKLKTDLYKDAFQKHKNDSGEDLAKQWEEALREVTKISGRKLKDHGLYELMNLIVKEVSSLLWTRRTNVPTHLVGIKDRTDEIMKQLDLEAFDVRFIVIYGMGGIGKTTLAEAVFKQISPQFQRYCCFLKDVRTHDIINLQKKLLSDIFHLSCRNLYFIDEGADMIKMRFHDKKVLIVLDDIDNRDQIMRLAGEPNWFGGGSRIIITTRNIEFLVKEGEDANVLASISGQFSFYNMPEMNSHDAFQLFCERALGCAEPPTDYMDIANKLINTLGGLPLALDVVGSTLRGKCRRTWEDALCKLKKVMNEDVKKKLMISYEALELNQQQIYLDIACFCFNKEKTVVVRYWDAIFGYPTEIEVNILKHMSLIKISSDGKLWMHDQLKDLGRNIVHPKSGEIHLRGSRLWSPKDAFCVVQTETGTKDIVALNLGTPDPNKMYRFKHKQFEGLVNLRFLQLDHGNFEGDFKNVFFELRWLSWSNCPSKFRATNFGLKNLTILMLSGNNVTENWGGWCQIMVAKQLKILQLEDCPFLRKTPKFSILSQLEKLILRCLRLRKIDKSIGNLQHLDYLEIKSKAIESPPESIGGLKSLTVLRIEQTPSMKPHSIGNLAKVKPLILPRKELQKLPDSIGQLDSLLELDVRYLKISELPHSIGNLERLKVLRIRNSYLEKLPDSIGRLQSLVKLDLSDSRIRSLPDCIGNLKKLKVLNLNDNCISEFPKTIGMLENLEELDACSEHLVGQIPSEIGALSSLKYLYLCKGRFSGLPTTINQLKNLQMLSLLFCDSIQQLPELPKSLNFLSLISDSLTTIPDCSNLTNLVDLMIIGYSIEEPNTQGIVRLPTPKRMALRVGKMTLPPTNFNSLSQLQSLSINYAEPQSPIGLPSSLQDLWLCDVQSPIDWSVFSNLGNLSKLSINGYSPGEIRFKVLGELQKFNELRMFDCPLLKTLPVLPCLKEIQCLSLIQLPQLIEIQGLGELKLLQNLSIWYCNSIKRLNKSDLSNLQNLKRLRFWGCKSLERVLGVPKSCRLTVDDCPRFNRDG comes from the exons ATGATGAGAAAGTGGGAGGGAGAAGGGTCAGCTCCGATAGCTCCAGCAAGCAGTAGCCGTGATGAAGGATCGGGGAGGAACTATGAGGTGTTCTTGAACTTCAGAGGATCTGACACCCGCTCCACCATCGTTGATTGTCTCTACAAAGACATGATCTGCGCAGGGATCCGCGCTTTTAAAGACAGCGAAGAGCTCCAATTTGGTGAAAAGATTGAAGGTGGTCTCTTGCAAGCAATCAATGACTCTAGAATTTATATCCCGATTTTTTCCAAAGATTATGCTTCAAGTAAGTGGTGCCTTTATGAGCTGGCACGCATAGTGGAGTTATCGAGAGATAATGATGAGAAAGTGATTCTCCCTATCTTCTACGACGTGGACGTGGATGATGTCAAGCTTAAGACCGATTTATATAAGGATGCCTTCCAAAAGCACAAGAACGACTCTGGGGAGGATTTAGCAAAGCAGTGGGAGGAGGCTTTAAGAGAGGTTACCAAAATCAGTGGAAGGAAACTAAAAGATCATGG CCTATATGAACTTATGAATCTCATAGTCAAAGAGGTTTCAAGTCTGTTATGGACAAGAAGGACAAATGTGCCTACTCATTTGGTGGGAATTAAAGATCGAACGGATGAGATTATGAAGCAGTTAGATCTAGAAGCTTTTGATGTACGGTTTATCGTGATTTATGGTATGGGTGGCATCGGAAAGACGACACTAGCTGAGGCTGTCTTCAAACAAATCTCCCCTCAATTTCAGAGATATTGCTGCTTTCTTAAGGATGTTCGGACTCATGATATAATAAActtacaaaagaaattgttgtcCGACATTTTCCATTTGAGTTGCAGAAACCTATACTTCATTGATGAAGGGGCTGACATGATCAAGATGAGATTTCATGACAAGAAAGTTctcattgttcttgatgatATCGACAATCGAGACCAAATCATGAGACTTGCCGGTGAGCCCAACTGGTTTGGTGGGGGTAGTAGAATCATCATAACAACTAGGAATATTGAATTCCTAGTAAAGGAAGGTGAGGATGCCAATGTCCTAGCCTCTATTAGCGGACAATTTTCATTCTACAATATGCCAGAGATGAATTCACATGATGCTTTTCAACTTTTTTGTGAGCGTGCCTTGGGATGTGCCGAGCCTCCAACTGATTACATGGATATTGCAAATAAGCTAATCAATACACTTGGAGGACTTCCGTTAGCTCTCGATGTTGTAGGTTCCACACTTCGCGGAAAATGCCGAAGAACATGGGAAGATGCACTATGTAAGttaaagaaggtgatgaatgagGATGTCAAGAAGAAGCTAATGATAAGCTACGAAGCATTAGAGCTTAATCAACAACAAATTTATCTCGATATCGCATGTTTTTGCTTTAACAAAGAGAAAACAGTTGTAGTTAGATATTGGGATGCAATTTTTGGGTATCCGACCGAAATCGAGGTCAATATCCTCAAACATATGTCTCTGATAAAGATATCTAGCGATGGTAAACTATGGATGCACGACCAACTTAAAGACCTTGGAAGGAATATTGTCCACCCAAAAAGTGGCGAAATCCATCTGAGGGGTAGCAGGCTGTGGTCTCCCAAGGATGCCTTTTGTGTAGTTCAGACAGAAACA ggAACCAAAGACATAGTGGCACTCAATCTTGGTACACCTGACCCCAATAAGATGTACAGATTTAAGCACAAGCAATTTGAGGGCTTGGTCAACCTTAGGTTCCTTCAATTGGACCACGGAAACTTTGAAGGAGACTTTAAGAATGTTTTCTTTGAGTTGAGATGGCTCTCTTGGAGCAATTGCCCTTCAAAATTCCGAGCTACCAACTTCGGGTTGAAGAACTTAACGATTCTCATGCTATCTGGGAATAACGTTACTGAAAATTGGGGAGGATGGTGTCAAATCATG GTAGCAAAACAGCTGAAAATCCTACAACTCGAGGATTGTCCATTCCTTAGAAAGACGCCCAAGTTCTCTATACTCTCGCAACTTGAGAAATTGATTCTTAGATGCCTTCGACTAAGAAAGATTGACAAGTCCATCGGCAACCTACAACATCTCGATTACCTAGAGATAAAGAGTAAAGCTATTGAGTCGCCCCCGGAGTCCATCGGCGGTTTAAAATCTTTGACAGTTTTAAGAATAGAACAGACACCCTCAATGAAGCCCCACTCGATTGGCAATTTAGCAAAGGTGAAGCCCCTAATCTTGCCACGCAAGGAACTTCAAAAGCTTCCTGACTCTATCGGACAATTGGACTCATTACTTGAGCTAGATGTTCGATATCTAAAAATCAGTGAATTACCTCATTCTATTGGAAATCTTGAAAGGTTGAAAGTTTTACGCATTCGGAATTCCTATCTAGAAAAGCTACCAGACTCGATTGGGAGGCTCCAATCATTGGTCAAGTTGGATTTGAGCGATTCAAGAATCAGGAGCTTACCTGATTgtattggaaatctcaaaaagTTAAAGGTACTAAATCTCAATGATAATTGCATAAGTGAATTTCCGAAAACCATAGGAATGTTGGAAAATTTGGAAGAGTTAGACGCTTGCTCTGAACATCTGGTGGGGCAAATTCCAAGTGAAATCGGGGCACTATCCTCATTGAAATATCTATACTTATGCAAAGGTCGCTTTAGTGGATTGCCCACAACGATCAATCAGCTTAAAAATCTCCAAATGCTTTCATTATTGTTTTGTGATTCAATCCAACAGTTGCCAGAGCTTCCCAagagtctaaattttttaagcCTCATATCGGATTCGTTGACCACGATCCCCGATTGCTCAAACCTAACCAATTTAGTTGACCTTATGATAATTGGTTATTCAATTGAAGAACCCAACACACAAGGGATCGTGAGACTACCTACTCCAAAACGAATGGCCCTTCGCGTTGGAAAAATGACCTTGCCTCCAACCAATTTCAATTCCCTCTCACAGCTACAAAGCCTCAGCATAAATTATGCTGAGCCCCAATCTCCTATCGGGCTCCCATCCAGCCTTCAAGATTTGTGGTTATGCGATGTCCAGTCACCGATAGATTGGTCAGTCTTTTCCAACTTGGGGAATTTGTCGAAGCTATCTATTAATGGATATTCGCCGGGAGAGATTCGATTCAAGGTGCTTGGAGAGCTACAGAAATTCAATGAGTTGCGAATGTTTGACTGTCCATTGCTCAAGACGTTGCCCGTTCTGCCTTGTTTAAAGGAGATCCAGTGTTTGTCCCTGATCCAATTGCCTCAGCTAATTGAGATTCAGGGTTTGGGAGAATTGAAATTATTGCAGAATTTGTCTATTTGGTATTGCAATTCTATCAAAAGGTTAAACAAATCTGATCTTTCTAATCTACAAAATCTGAAACGTTTGAGGTTCTGGGGATGTAAATCATTAGAGAGGGTGCTGGGTGTGCCAAAATCTTGTCGACTCACAGTCGATGATTGCCCGAGGTTCAATAGAGATGGATAA